The sequence ACGATCGTCGTTGGGGAGTGCTGGTTGCCAACGTCGTTTTGAATAACGACACAGGGCCTATTCGAACCCTGTTGCTCACTCCCCTTCGTTGGATTCAATTCGACAGTGACGATGTCTCCGCGACGCACCTTCACAGGTCACTCGCCCCACTCGGGAGCATCCCCGAGTCGATCGGTTGCTTCTGCTGACGTTCCTTCCATCTCTTCGACCAGCTGCCGAGACCGGTCTGCTCTTTTCTTGTATCCTTCCGCTAAGCGCTCTTCGTCCGTCGGTGGCTTGATGATGATCTCGTCGTTAACTTCGATGAACCTAATCTCGTCGCCACCTTCGATCCCGCGGCGGTCGCGGAGCTCTTTCGGGATGGTGACTTGACCTCGATCACCGACTTTACGGGTATGTTCTGTCATATGGATTCATACTTTTTTCATACTATTAGTGTTGTCGGTGCCTGCCGACTTGTAGAACCAGTCACGTGCGAGATATGCGCGTTCTATTCAGCAACGATCGAATGTTTCTATCCAGATACTATCAAAACCTGCCTGCTGAACTTAGAGCGCGAATGCAGCACACCTGTACGATCTGATTGACGATCAGGCGACTGTATTGGTTTTTCCAGCGGCGAATTGGCGACCCCGACGGAGGATGACGCCGACCCCAAACGCGATGACGCCAAGTAATAGCGCCAACGGAACCCACATTTCCCACGCGCCGGCTCCGCCGAATGATAGCGGGAGTGCGACGGGAGATGGCTGATCAAGGTAGAGCCACCAGTAGTACGTCAGCCTGGCGATCACCGGTGCTAACACGAGGATTACGCTGATTGCGAGCCCACTATTGTCATAGGCCCACCAACTCGCCAGCACCAATCCGGCGATGACGAGTGCTGGCTCCACGATTGCACCCACAGCAACCGGTAGGAACGAAATGATCAGAATGAGCGCGGAGACGCCCACCGCCAAGAGAACTCCCTGTAACGACCGATCCTGGTCGCTTCCGAGCAGTGCGGTACGGACGTCGATCTCCATACGTCCACTTCAATCGTGAGTGGTATATCTCTTGTTCAGACCCGAATTACGGCAACGTGGACGGCTTGCTGTATCCGCGCTCTCAATTTAGCAGGCACAACACCTAACTATGCAGATTATGTCAGTAGCGTCCTACAGGATATAGAGAATGAGTTCAGCACGGGCGGATGCGGTTGGTTTAGATAATTGCTTACAAAATCCGAACGTAGTTCATCTAATGACAGTCGCCATCCACCGTGTACAATGGAAATGGGAGGATATCAACCGGAGCGCTGCGGTCGAAAAGTGGATTCACCAATTACTCGCGACCCACCTTAATCGCTGCGGCGGAGTGCCAGCAGCGCAGTCAGACCCAACAGCGCGAGCAGAAAGGTTATAATTTCTGAAAACTATTGTTAAACGTAACGGATGAGGCATCCAGCAATCCACACACTTGCTGAGACAGCAGTCGATCTACCGAATGAGGAGCAATAAGTAGTGCGACATCGCATCCTCGCCGGTGGGTTCTCGCTTCTTTTGATCCTGTCCGCGATATCTGTGGCCGTCCCAGTAACGGGGTCAATCTCCAACCTTGCGATCGAATCGGCAACTCCGTCAGTTGAAGACCCAGCACCGGGTGAACGATTCTCCGTCTCGGTCACGATCGCAAACCACGATGCGACAGAGGCGGTCGAAGTGACTGACGTGTATATTCGTGACGCTGGAAGCGCGAACACGCACGTTCGTGTTGACGACGTTGGAACGATTCGGCCAGGAGGGACTCTTTCTGTACCACTGTCGCTCATGTTCGACGATGCAGGGACCAAGGACCTTCGAGTCCATACCAGAGTCGAAAACGAAAGTGGAGATTCACGCTCGATCACCTATCCGCTCACGATTGACGTTGAGCCTCCGGACAACGCGATTTTGACCGTGGACGACGTAGATGCAGTCGCCGGACAGGAGGAACATGTGAATGTCACCGTATCCAACGGTGATGACCGGTCACTCTCCAATGTTAGACTCGAACTCACCGGCGACGCCGTTGTAGACAACGCCGAACGGGTCACCGCCTCGCTGGATGCGGGTACCCAGGTTGTCCACGGTTATGATGTAACGTTCCCAGAACCGGGCAGACAGTCGATCACTGGGACGATCACTTACAAAACGGCTGATGGCATGACACGATCGATCAACCGATCGGTGACTCTGGATGTCGCACCTGCACGGGTGGATCCGGAACTCACCGTGACACCAATAGAATCGGAGAGAGGTCCGGCCCTTGAGGTCTCCCTTACGGAGTACGGAAACGCCGAATTGCGAGATGTCGGGGTTCGAGCACTCCAAAACGGTACTGTGGTGGCACGGACCCTCTTGGAAGATGTGCCCGCTGAGGAAACGCGAACGGCTACACTCGACGACACAGACCTCGGAGATGGAAATATCTCAGTAGTTGCTTCGTACACCGCCGCAGGGACGGAGCGGACGATCCAGACGTCGCGTTTGTACCAACCGACTGAGTCGGCTTCCGTGGTTCTCTCGGGTGTCGAAGCCACCCGCGATGGCTCGATAGTCACACTCCGTGGGGATGCCGCAAACGTCGGAAGTAGCGACGTGGAGTCCGTGCTCGTCGCAATTGAGCCGGTGGCGGGAGTCACTCCAACGTCGCCGAATCGGGACTACTTCATTGGCGGGATCGAGGCGAGCGAATTTGGGACCTTCGAGCTCACGGCCAATGTCACGGACACGACTGAGACGGTCCCGGTTCGAGTTACCTACTCGGCCGACGGCGAGCGGTTCTCCCAGGTAGCTCCCGTCGAACTCGATGGAGCGGCCGCCGAGGCGGGCTCCGATGAGGAGTCCACTTGGGACCGTATTCGGCTACTGGAAATGGCCATAGTTGGTCTCGTCGTTGTCCTCCTCGGGGCGGCGTTGTATCGCTGGCGCACATGAGCATCATCGAACTTGAAGGGGTCGTCAAGGAGTATCAAAGTGGGTCCGAAACTATCGAGGCTCTGAAGGGCGTCGATTTTTACGCTAACCGGGGCGAGATGGTGACGGTGATCGGCCCCTCGGGATCAGGCAAGAGCACGATGCTCAATATGACCGGACTCCTTGACACGCCCACCGAGGGTATCGTTCGGCTGGAGGGCGTTGACGTCTCAGCGCTCAGTGAGGACGAACTCACCGAGAAGCGCCGTTCGGGAATCGGCTTCGTGTTCCAGGACTTTCACTTGTTGCCGATGCTCACCGCGGTCGAAAATGTCGAATTGCCTTCGATGTGGGACACCAGTGTTGACCGGCACGGACGGGCAATCGATCTGCTGAAGCGAGTAGGGCTCGAGGACCGGCTCGACCACTTACCCAGCGAGCTTTCCGGTGGACAACAACAACGGGTCGCTATCGCACGGGCACTGATCAACGAGCCGAAAATCCTCCTCGCCGACGAGCCGACTGGGAACCTCGACCAGGACACCGCCCGAACCATCCTGGCTGAGCTCACGCGACTCAAGACCGAGGAGGACATCGCGATCGTTGTCGTGTCACACGATGAACTGCTGATGGAGTACGCCGACCGGACAGTCGAACTTATCGACGGGGTGATTACGTGACCAGCATCGCCGAAGTGCTCTGGCGGTTCCCCAGCGCTTCGATGGCCTGGCGAAACCTCGGTCGCAACCGGGTCCGAACGGCGCTCGCCGCGCTCGGGGTCGTCATCGGCGTGGTCGCGATCGCCTCGCTCGGCATGGCCGGAGCCGCTCTTCAGTATCAGGCAACCCAGGACCTTGGCGGCCTCGCAAACGAGGTGACGGTTGTGCCCGGCGAAGACAATGATGAAGACGGGTTGACCGAAGCCCAGGTGGGGGCAATCCAGAACGTCGTCACCGACGCAACGGTCGTTCCGCAGAAGTCGGACCAGACGGTTATTGAGTCGGGTAGCGAGCAATCGAGGGTTAGCGTCACCGGTGTGACCGAAGCGAGCGCGCTCTACGATGTCGGATCGGGGAGGGCCCCGGACCGCCTGCAATCGGGGGCCTTGATCGACAGCACGACCGCTACAGAGTTGAATCTCGGGCTCGGCGATCCCGTCGAGTACGACGGGCGGCTCTACCGGATTCGGGGCATTATTGATTCGGGGGGCGGATTCGGTGGGCCCGGTGGTGGTACTGGGACGCTGGTACTCCCCATTTCGGCCCTGGATAGCGAGTTCTACAGCACGGTAAGTGTGGTCGCCGAAGACGGTGAACAGGCCACCCGAATCGCGACCTCCATCGAGGACCGGCTCAACGAACGGGAAGAGGTGGTGAGTGCGTCCACGCTGGCGGACGTGCAGGAACAGATCGAATCCTTCCTGGGGACACTGAACCTCGCACTATTCGGAATTGGCTCGATATCGCTGGTCGTCGCCAGCGTGGCGATCCTTAACGTCATGCTGATGAGCACTGTCGAGCGCCGGGGTGAGATTGGTGTGCTCCGGGCGGTCGGCATCCGACGTGGAGAAGTGCTCAGGATGATCCTCACCGAAGCGGCCTTCCTGGGTGTGATTGGTGGGGTCCTGGGCGTAATCGTCTCCTTCGGCGTGGGACTGCTCATGTTCGAGTTCCTGGTCGGAGATGCAACTCTTGTCTTCGTGTGGCAGAGTTCACAATATCTCATCTTGGGCTTCGTGTTTGCCGTTGGAGCGAGTGTACTCAGTGGGCTCTACCCGGCCTGGAAGGCAGCTAACGAACGCCCAGTTGACTCGTTACGAGGGTGAACCGCCTTGGGGTCAAGCCCCGAGGCTCCCCGTTTTGATGACGCGACTTGCAGGAACCGACGAAGACCCTGCTCCGTGGGTTCCCACAGCGGTCGCAGCCTCCACGGGCGGAGATTCGGCGTGTCCTATACGTAATATTCCACAACACGCACGAATATCACGACAGACACGTGACTGCCTATGGCGAGAAGTTCAGCTCTCCCATATCCTGAAATCACGAACTTTGTGGCGTACTGTTGATAGAAACCGTTCCCAAACGTACATACTCTTTGACGAGAATTAGGATCTATGCTCTTGGTCCTCCTCGGAATTGTAGTTCTCGGACTCGCTGCTGCCGCTGGTGTAGCCGTATATCGAACCGAAAAGCCACGATCGGTGCTTCGAGCCGGGCTGGTATTCAGCGTGTTACTAGTGACGCCTTTGCTGGCCTTTTTCCTTCTCGCTGTAGTTCTGACGTCGTCCACACCGGGTGTAGTGATTATTTTGCCTCTCTTCCTCCTTGGCGTGGGACTGTATATTCTGGCCGAAGGGAGGCTCCCGGATTTCGTTCGGCAATTTGTTAGCTTTCGATAATTCTTGTATACTCCTTCACTCAGTCATAATATACTCGAGAGGGCCTTTTGGAATTCATATAGCCTGATCGGTATAGCGTGACCGACTCAAAGGATTAGATGCAGCAGAATAAAGAAAAACAACCGATGAATAACTACGGGCTTCACTTATGAAGGGATCGTTCGTTTGCCAATCGTCCCAAGTCACGTACGTAGTGGATGATTCGATCACCTTTTACGGTCAGATACCCGACTTGGGGGTTTTACTGACTGTGTATCTCATCAAGAGATATGGACTGGGGCTTCAGAATTCGAAAAGATGTACCATCTTGGGTGATGAAACTGGTTCTGATTAGTGCCATCCTGCTGATTGCCGGTCTCCAGTATTTAAACATCATATGACCACAAGCAACTGTTGACGGGTGCCGGTGGTTAATGTGGGAGTATAGTTACCGATGGTTTGTGGGGATTTTGCGTGCAAGATACGCGCGATGTATGCAGCACCACCCTAGGAAACTACCGAGATTCAGCCATGAGCGCGTTGCTGAATGTAGACCTTCTATTCATCAGCACCCGATTGTACTTTTCAGATAGTAACGAAAACGGAGTGCAAAATAGCGACCATCTATCCAGCAAATATAACTCCGGTATTATACGTTAGATTTCCCCCCGTTAGCCGTTCTACAGCAAACCGCTGATGGAGAGGACATCGACATTTTATACCCCTTGGTTAATCAAGGCACACTGATTTTCGAAGGAGCTTCCAATAACTAGTTAATGGCTAGCATAGACAAGCGGGCCATATTTGAGGGGATGACACGGACGCTGCCCGTGCTGGCGTTTGTCGTCGACGCAGAGGGCGTATTCAGGGAGATCATTGCCAACGGGTATACCGACGATTTCCTGTTTGAGGAACCCTCAACGGCCATCGGCAAGTCCATCAACGAACTCTTCGCAACCGAAAAAGCGGAATCGTTCGCAGAGCACATCGACCAAGCACTACAAACAGGGGTTGTCCAAGAATTCGAGTACTCTTTGCCTATCAAGGGGAAGACCCGCAGATTCGAGGGCTACATGGCTCCCATGGATGCGGATTTAGATGAGGAGCAAGTTATCTGGGTCGCCGAGGACATCACCGAGCGCAAGGAACGCAACCTCGAACTCGAACGGCATGAGGTGTTCCTGGAGAGCATCCGGGAAGAAGTTCTCGTGACGGATACCGACCTCAACATCACATACGAAAGTGCAGCCGTTCCAAAATTATATGGATATGAACAGGGTGAGCGAGTCGGCGATCCCATTTTAGAATATGTACACCCGGATGATACCGAGCAGGTCAGGGCCCACTTTGAAGAACAACTCGATGAGTCGGGACCGACCCAGCCGATCGAGTATCGAGGAGAGAACAAAGACGGCACTTGGACGTGGGTCGAGAGTCAGGCGCGGATACTGAAAGATCATCCCGCAATCGGGGGCGTCGTCATCACGAGTCGTGACATCTCTGAGCGCGTCGAACACCGCAAAAAACGCAAACGTCAGCACACCCACTTAGAGAACGCGGAGCAGCTCGCCGAGATGGGTGGGTGGGAGTATAGACCAGATACCGAAACAGTCCAATTGACAGAAGGCGCGCAGCAATTATTTGAGATTTCTGATAGTTTAAATCTCGAGCTCCCGGAAACCTTCAACTTCTACCACGAGACGGATCAGCCAAAAATTGAGGAGGCATTTGAGAAGTGTCTCGAATCCGGTGTGGGGTTTTCAATCGACGCGCAGATAATAACAAACGAGGGGCGGCAACGATGGGTTGAGTCAACTGGAACTCGAAGTACCGAGGACGGAGTGACGAAACTGACTGGCGTGATTCAGGACATCACGCAGCACAAAGGCAGGGAACAACGGCTAGAAGTACTGAATCGCGTGCTTCGACACAATCTCCGTAACGAATTGGGTCAGATTCAGGGATATGCTGAGATGATTAATGAGCACCTGCCGGCCGAGTCACAGGAGTTCCATTCAAAGATAGTGGCGAGTGCCGATCGGTTGCTCGCGTTGTCCGAAAAATCCAAAAAATTCACCACGGCCATGGCGTATAACTACGTAACTGGGCCGGTAGAACTCGAGCCTCTCATGGAGGCTATCTGTGACGAATATCGAGAGAAGTATCCCGACGCCACCATCGAAACCGAACTCTTTGACGCTCGGGCGCCGGGAAACGAAATGGCAATAAGGCTCATTTTCGAGGAACTTTTCGAGAACGCGCTGAAGCACAATAATCGAGACAACCCCACGGTAAACCTCGTCGTGGTGAGTCCAGAAGACAACCGCGTCAAAATTCGCATCAGTGATAATGGCCCCGGCCTCAGCGAGTTAGAACAAGAAGTAATCCAATCTGGTGAGGAGACAGCCCTTCAACATAGCCTCGGGATTGGGTTGTGGACCACTAGTTGGCTTGTGAGCGAACTCAGTGGCGATATGCAAGTGACGGCAACGGATGATCAAGGGACGACTTTTACGATCAAGCTCCCCGCTGAAGAATTTTCGTGATAACGTTTCAATAGGTTTGCCGGGGACAGAAATCGGGCAGATTTGCTACTAAGGTCGCCAATTAGCCGAGTGCTGCATTCGCGCCTTGAGTTCAGCAATGCGATATTATTCACCGAGGTCAGCCTCGCGCAAGACGACATCAAGAGCGCGGTGTATTTCCTCGGAAGCTTCTCGGCTCGACATCTCGTTTTTCTTAGCTAATTCAATTGTTGAAACCTCCCGCGGTACCTTGAAATAGCCGTTCCGGACGGCACTCTGAAGGAGGTCTCGCTGAGTGTCGGACAGTTCCGATGGGCCTTCCTGGTTTGACCGCATGCTTAGTCACCACCCTTTCGGGAGCAGTTACTGTCGGGGGCAACCCCCTTATTAGCATCTTGGCCTTGTGGTGTGTTAGTTCTACGCACTTTGGCGAAAGTAAACAGATGCGAGATATGCACCTTGTATTCAGCAGCCAGTTACTGACGATTTTTGGGTAGTACAGAAATAGGGATGCTTGATACGGAGCGTTGTTCCAATAGCGATTGGGAATTTCTATTTCCCGACGATATTTCTACGATTGCCGCTGACAAAGGCGACTACTGGAGTGATCGCAGAATGATGGTCCGGGAGAACAGCGTTCGTCCAGTGATCAAACATCGAGAATTCGATAGCTTGGACGCGGCGCACAACGCCCAACTCGACGACGATACCTACCACCGCCGATCCGTCGTCGAGGTCGTCTTCCGCGTCCTCAAACAACGGTACGTCGACCGGTTAACCTGCCGCTGTTGGTATCGCCAGTGCCGTGAATTCGCGCTCAAATGTGTCGTCAAAAATATCGACGACAGCCTCTGAACCGCTACCGTATGATTTCAGGCGTTTCAACAGGTCCCTATAAAGGACTTTGTATATCATGCATATCATTTAACATGTTCTTAGGACAACTAAATGGGCATGGTTCCCCAAACGGCAGCAAGACAATCACAGGATCAGTATTATTCATTGACTAGGGGCCGGGTTCGCAGACGGCTCATCGGTCTTCTCGTTATCGTGATTATCGCAGCGGTCGGAGTGAGCTTGTTTGCCGGGGTGACGGCGGCCTCGCCGGCGGATACTTCTTTTGAAAGTGGAAATGGAACAGCAGAGAACCCATATGAGGTCTCGAACTGGACGCAGCTAGCCGATGTCAACGAAGATCCCACCGCACACTACGTTCTTGTGAACGATCTTAATAAGAGTACAGATGGATACGACCAATACGCAAACACGACTGCCAACAATGGTTCTGGGTGGGTCCCACTTGGCAATTCTACTACTACGTTCACAGGGACGTTTAATGGCCAGTGGCATACCATCGACGGGCTGTATATCGACCGCCCGGACAATCTCCGAAACGGACTCTTCGGCCACATCGGTTCAGGCGGAGAAGTGACGAAGGTCGGAGTGACGAACGTAAATATCACCGCTGACCAGGTGACTGGTGCATTGGCGGGCAGAAACAACGGATTGATCACAAACAGCTACGCCACAGGCGAGGTCGATGGTGTTAATGGTGAACGAATAGGTGGACTGGTAGGGTATAACGAAGGAGATGGAACGATAGAAAACAGCTTCAGCCGTGTGAATGTGACGAGTACTGCCGAGAAGGTTGGTGGTCTTGTCGGGGACAACAGTAATGCAATCATCAAGAAATCTTACAGCACCGGTTACGTGGACGCATCTGCAGCAGATACAGGAGGCCTCACCGGAAGAGAGGACGGCAGTACCACAGTCGTGGACAGTTTCTGGGACACGGAGACATCGGAACAATCTTCTTCAGCCGGGGGAACGGGAAAGACCACCGCGGAGATGAAGAACGTCTCTACGTTCACAGATACAGGAACAGATGGATTAACTAGCCCATGGGACTTCGTTAACGATCCTAACGGTGACACGGCGACAGCAGATATCTGGGCCATCAATACGTCGGTTAACGACGGATATCCTAATCTACAGTATTCCTTTGAATACAAAGAGCTGCCGTATGTAATTATGAATGAGGGCGATACTGATGAATACAAACTCTATATCGTTCCGAAGGATACTGGAAACAATAAGGTATGGGGTGGCTTTGGCACCGAAGTGGGTGCAGACGCCCAAAGTGCGACCGATGGAACGCCTAATACTGACGCAATAGTGGAGGCGTATGGAGAATCGGAGCCTTATGAAGGAGCAACTGATTATGCGGCAAAACTATCCACTGACTTAGACGAATACGGCTACAACGACTGGTTCCTGCCGGCAAAGGACCAGGCTTCTGCAATATTTAATAAAACAATATACAAGGGCGGTTATGAGAGCGAATGGGAAGCGTTTGGCGCGGCGGATAAATATTGGACGTCCACAGAGGTCGGCCCTAAAAACGCCCACATTGTGAGATCCGATGGCGATAACTTCACCGGCAATAAGGACAACCTGTACCGGGTGCGTGCTGTACGTAGGGCTAGTACGAGCACGAGTACAGATGATACTGCTGCATGGGACATCACCACGGCGAAATACACCGGTATCAGCACTCCGACTCAGGATACAGGACCGGAGGGAATCCACTTCAGCCCTGACGGGAAGACGATGTACGAGATGGGGTATAGCGACGAAGGATTGTATCAGTACGAACTTTCTGAGGCGTGGAACATCTCCACTGCTAGTCACATAGGGGATAAGGATACACTCGCCGAGTCCACTGATTCGTCCGATTTGTTCATCAGTCCTGATGAAACAAATCTCTACGAAGTCGATAAATCCGGCGGCGTGGTCTACCAATTCGGCATTTCAAACGGTGATATCGATACTAAGGGAGGTGTCCCAGCGGAGGTAGCGACACAGAGTTCCGATCCCGAAGATATTCATTTCAGTTCGGATGGAACGAAAATGTACGAATTAGGGCCTGATACCGTCTACGAGTACGACCTATCGACGCCGTGGGACGTCTCTACAGCGGACCACGTAGGCGCCACCGAAAATACCGTCTACGGGTCAGCAACAGGTCTATTTTTCCACCCGGACGGAGAGAAAATGTATGTACTCGGTGAAGCTGACGATAAAATACATCAGTTCAGTCTCGGTACAGCGTGGGATCTGTCTACGGCATCCCCTGATGATAAGTCGGTGAATATCGAACAAGATAACGCACACAGCTTGTACATCGGTGAGACAAATACAGGATCAGACAA is a genomic window of Halanaeroarchaeum sulfurireducens containing:
- a CDS encoding AbrB/MazE/SpoVT family DNA-binding domain-containing protein; the encoded protein is MTEHTRKVGDRGQVTIPKELRDRRGIEGGDEIRFIEVNDEIIIKPPTDEERLAEGYKKRADRSRQLVEEMEGTSAEATDRLGDAPEWGE
- a CDS encoding COG1361 family protein; the encoded protein is MFDDAGTKDLRVHTRVENESGDSRSITYPLTIDVEPPDNAILTVDDVDAVAGQEEHVNVTVSNGDDRSLSNVRLELTGDAVVDNAERVTASLDAGTQVVHGYDVTFPEPGRQSITGTITYKTADGMTRSINRSVTLDVAPARVDPELTVTPIESERGPALEVSLTEYGNAELRDVGVRALQNGTVVARTLLEDVPAEETRTATLDDTDLGDGNISVVASYTAAGTERTIQTSRLYQPTESASVVLSGVEATRDGSIVTLRGDAANVGSSDVESVLVAIEPVAGVTPTSPNRDYFIGGIEASEFGTFELTANVTDTTETVPVRVTYSADGERFSQVAPVELDGAAAEAGSDEESTWDRIRLLEMAIVGLVVVLLGAALYRWRT
- a CDS encoding ABC transporter ATP-binding protein gives rise to the protein MSIIELEGVVKEYQSGSETIEALKGVDFYANRGEMVTVIGPSGSGKSTMLNMTGLLDTPTEGIVRLEGVDVSALSEDELTEKRRSGIGFVFQDFHLLPMLTAVENVELPSMWDTSVDRHGRAIDLLKRVGLEDRLDHLPSELSGGQQQRVAIARALINEPKILLADEPTGNLDQDTARTILAELTRLKTEEDIAIVVVSHDELLMEYADRTVELIDGVIT
- a CDS encoding ABC transporter permease translates to MAWRNLGRNRVRTALAALGVVIGVVAIASLGMAGAALQYQATQDLGGLANEVTVVPGEDNDEDGLTEAQVGAIQNVVTDATVVPQKSDQTVIESGSEQSRVSVTGVTEASALYDVGSGRAPDRLQSGALIDSTTATELNLGLGDPVEYDGRLYRIRGIIDSGGGFGGPGGGTGTLVLPISALDSEFYSTVSVVAEDGEQATRIATSIEDRLNEREEVVSASTLADVQEQIESFLGTLNLALFGIGSISLVVASVAILNVMLMSTVERRGEIGVLRAVGIRRGEVLRMILTEAAFLGVIGGVLGVIVSFGVGLLMFEFLVGDATLVFVWQSSQYLILGFVFAVGASVLSGLYPAWKAANERPVDSLRG
- a CDS encoding sensor histidine kinase; amino-acid sequence: MASIDKRAIFEGMTRTLPVLAFVVDAEGVFREIIANGYTDDFLFEEPSTAIGKSINELFATEKAESFAEHIDQALQTGVVQEFEYSLPIKGKTRRFEGYMAPMDADLDEEQVIWVAEDITERKERNLELERHEVFLESIREEVLVTDTDLNITYESAAVPKLYGYEQGERVGDPILEYVHPDDTEQVRAHFEEQLDESGPTQPIEYRGENKDGTWTWVESQARILKDHPAIGGVVITSRDISERVEHRKKRKRQHTHLENAEQLAEMGGWEYRPDTETVQLTEGAQQLFEISDSLNLELPETFNFYHETDQPKIEEAFEKCLESGVGFSIDAQIITNEGRQRWVESTGTRSTEDGVTKLTGVIQDITQHKGREQRLEVLNRVLRHNLRNELGQIQGYAEMINEHLPAESQEFHSKIVASADRLLALSEKSKKFTTAMAYNYVTGPVELEPLMEAICDEYREKYPDATIETELFDARAPGNEMAIRLIFEELFENALKHNNRDNPTVNLVVVSPEDNRVKIRISDNGPGLSELEQEVIQSGEETALQHSLGIGLWTTSWLVSELSGDMQVTATDDQGTTFTIKLPAEEFS
- a CDS encoding helix-turn-helix domain-containing protein; translation: MRSNQEGPSELSDTQRDLLQSAVRNGYFKVPREVSTIELAKKNEMSSREASEEIHRALDVVLREADLGE
- a CDS encoding transposase, translating into MMVRENSVRPVIKHREFDSLDAAHNAQLDDDTYHRRSVVEVVFRVLKQRYVDRLTCRCWYRQCREFALKCVVKNIDDSL
- a CDS encoding GLUG motif-containing protein, encoding MVPQTAARQSQDQYYSLTRGRVRRRLIGLLVIVIIAAVGVSLFAGVTAASPADTSFESGNGTAENPYEVSNWTQLADVNEDPTAHYVLVNDLNKSTDGYDQYANTTANNGSGWVPLGNSTTTFTGTFNGQWHTIDGLYIDRPDNLRNGLFGHIGSGGEVTKVGVTNVNITADQVTGALAGRNNGLITNSYATGEVDGVNGERIGGLVGYNEGDGTIENSFSRVNVTSTAEKVGGLVGDNSNAIIKKSYSTGYVDASAADTGGLTGREDGSTTVVDSFWDTETSEQSSSAGGTGKTTAEMKNVSTFTDTGTDGLTSPWDFVNDPNGDTATADIWAINTSVNDGYPNLQYSFEYKELPYVIMNEGDTDEYKLYIVPKDTGNNKVWGGFGTEVGADAQSATDGTPNTDAIVEAYGESEPYEGATDYAAKLSTDLDEYGYNDWFLPAKDQASAIFNKTIYKGGYESEWEAFGAADKYWTSTEVGPKNAHIVRSDGDNFTGNKDNLYRVRAVRRASTSTSTDDTAAWDITTAKYTGISTPTQDTGPEGIHFSPDGKTMYEMGYSDEGLYQYELSEAWNISTASHIGDKDTLAESTDSSDLFISPDETNLYEVDKSGGVVYQFGISNGDIDTKGGVPAEVATQSSDPEDIHFSSDGTKMYELGPDTVYEYDLSTPWDVSTADHVGATENTVYGSATGLFFHPDGEKMYVLGEADDKIHQFSLGTAWDLSTASPDDKSVNIEQDNAHSLYIGETNTGSDKLFFTDRAGEAVYQYSVESTADIESIEVKTQPTLDYDSGDSLDLSGMEITENYTDGTTKTTTYGDAYWNDNYNATPSNGTALDDSDHGKTVAITHISGEETHTNTLAVNTVVESINVTSQPNTLTYNSSESLNLSGLEVEMNWSDGTLDENISYANFSSYGLTADPDEGDTLDETDENVTVR